The genomic stretch CTAATTcttctattttttatttattattatcatttttttaCTTATTCTACTTTTTTTCTGTTTCTCACTCACGATTCATCGCAATTATTAtcattttgattttaaatttttttattattgcATTTGTTTTGATGCTCAGTTTCATGTTTAAAACTCGTATGTTCAATCTCGATGCATTTGATTTCGATGCATCTGTTAACGTTCTCGATCTGTGTTTCGTTTTCTGTTTTAGTTTGGATTGCATTGCATTGCGTGATTTGTTCTTTGTTCTTCGATTGAaatgttttatttcatttttgtttatTTAAAATGTATATCATGTTTCATGTAGAGTCTGATCGGGGTAGATTTGGTTAGATTTGACTTTTTATGGAGTTGGTTATAGTGTAATTGGAAGTTCGATGGATAACTTGCTGGCCTCTGAAAAAATATGCGTGTGTGTCTGGGTCTGAAACCAACACCGACATGACACTTATATGACACTTATGATTAcatttaattaatttatttttttcaaattattactGGTGTCAGAGTGTCAATGGCGGTGTCGTATTTGCGTGTCTGTGCTTGATAGTATGCTTTAATGAATTGATTGAACTCAAACAAACATTTGAGGTCTATCTAATGGATTATCAATCAAACATTGATTTTGTAATTCAAGGGGCTGTTTCCTTCACTGATTTGATGTGATTGATAGTGCATAGTTTTTTTTTGACTCAGTGTTGgtttttttcttttgtgtgttTTGTGATTGCAGTTTGAGATGGGGATATACCTGAGCGCTCCAAAAACTGAGAAGGCCTCTGAAGATGGTGAGAATGGCATGCTTCGCTTCGGTTTGTCTTCGATGCAGGGCTGGCGTGCTTCTATGGAAGATGCTGTAactattcttttctttttttggtTCATATATTGTTGTTTACTTGTTTTGTATATCGCTTTTTACAGCAATTCGATTTGTGTTTAATGATGTGCTATATCTGTGTGATGCTGTTAAACTCATGCACGGTTGCATGTGTGGGAAGTTGTTTTAGAAATGTAAAGCTGGTTTATTATAGAGGTACCATTTGCCAGCGATCCATGAGGAAACTCCCAGTGTTGTTAAATAGCAGTGCTGCAGGGTTGCggagtttgaaaaaaaatctACAATACGCCATTTAGTATAAAATGTTGTCAAATACAACGCTACAGGCGGGTAGCACCGTTGCATAACAGAATCGGAGGAAATCACTAATTTCCATAATCTGCGATTGACAACAGCGGAAAAGCTAGACTTGATTGACATATATCAACATAATAGTAATAGTGACTAATATTTTCCGTTTAAAAATATACTCACTGATTTTGTTATTTGCACTATTGACTTAGAATATTGTAAATTGAGCTGTAACTTATCTTTATCTTTTGTATAAAAAACTTATAGATTACTGTTTCATCATTAATATACTACAATGAGGTGTGGAGGTATCATTATGTGCACATTAATAAAACTGATTTCAGTCATATATCGTTGTGAATTCATAAATAGGAATGGTAAAGTTTCAACTTAGTAGAGGGCAAATTGTCCCCTTCTAGTGATTAGCATGTATGTGACGCAGGTGCTTCATGTTTGGTCCACCTTGATTCTCTTGTATTTTAGTAGTCCATTATTATATCAAAATTTATTCGATATGAGTTTTAATTCTTCTACATGACTTGCCAGCATGCAGCTCATCCGTATTTGGACGAGTCTACGTCTTACTTTGGTGTTTATGATGGCCATGGAGGTTGGTATCCCGTCCTTATGTTTTCACAGTATTGTTTTTTCCCATGCATGCTCATTTTCAAAAAAAAGCAAAGGgatgtttttttttctttctttcatgccatttaaatttattattttgGACTGGAATCACATCATTGGATTTGCACCTGTAAACTGTCAATAAGCAATTTTATTTCATTGCTTAGAAAGCTGGGTGGCTCAAGTGTTTGGTATTGTCTCTAGGTTGTTGCTTTCATTTTGAAGTTTCCTTTGTAACACACCTTACCGTTGGTGGCTTTTACTACTTAGCATGCAGCTAGAAGCTAAATAAATATAGAAGCTAAAGGGATCAAATTCCTCTTGAATCGAAATTAACTTTTTCACCTCAACTTAAAAGATCTCAACCAACCTTTATAAGCACCTAATAAACTTATAAGAGATTTTCTATATGCTAGGTATTAAAAACACATCTCAATATAACTGCTCTCATAAGTTATAAACTAATCTAAACAAAACCGGGTTTCTATTTTGTTAGATTAATTTAGAATGGGATAGAAATGCCGTTTTGATCTTCTTCACATATAGAATGTTGTTTTATCCCATTAAATTTTTGTTTGCAATATCTGTATTTTGTTCTGCTGGCCTTGTTAAAGGAAAATGGGTAAAATATTTTCCGTTTTGGTCTGTGTACTTTGGGTGTATTTTGCATCTGTACTATGGCCCTTTCAAGACTTGGTATTGATTCCAATTTGCCGGAGGACtttgaatttgaaatttcaaaAAACTTATATTATTTCAAAATATAGTTATGGGGCTGACATATATAGCATATTTAGCATCTAGTTCTATAATTCTCAATACGGCTTCACTGATTTGTAGGTAAAGCTGTTTCAAAATTCTGTGCCAAGTTTCTACACCAGCAGGTGCTTAGGCATGAAGCTTACTTAGCTGGAGATATAGCCACATCATTACAGAAATCTTTCCTCAGgtaattttctttcttttccttttaaaattttattaatcTTACTTCAGGATTGCATACCATAAAAACCATCATTACCAGCGAAGGCCAGGGGACGAGATAATTGGGTTGGTATCCATCTCTAGAAATTAGTCAGGCCTAGCACCAAACCTGTGGTACGGCATGTCAAACTATGGCACCAAATATTGATACATTTAAGAAGTTTTTGACTTGTTAAAAATATTGGAGTCTTCCCACCTGAGGTGAGTCTTTTTTGTATAGACTAAAGAGTTTTTTTTTGTTTACTTATATATTTTACCTTCATGGTTAACATCATTTGTGCATTTGAAGCTTTAAAGATCTGACCGATAATGGCAAGTTGGAGTTTCGACATTCTGTCCATATTATGCCCTTTTTATGTATATATTTTCCTTCATATTGAGGCAGAATGGATGAGATGATGCGTGGCCAAAGAGGCTGGAGAGAATTAGCAGTCTTGGGAGATAAAATGGAAAAGTTGTCTGGTATGCTAGAGGGGTTCATATGGTCTCCCAGGAGTAGTGAAGCCAATGACCGCGTCGATGAGTGGGCCATTGAGGAGGTAACAACTAAGGAATACAGTTTGTTCTTGCACCACCACTGCTTTTTCTAACTTACTATATTATTCTTGATGTATGTTGGAAAGGTTTCAATGCATGTAATTAAAGCTCATAGTAACCATAATGGTTATCTATAGACTGTTggtgtttttttttttaaaacgGTTATCTATTGGTGTTGATATGAGTTGTTTGCATAATTTCCTTTGCTAGAATTGCTTACAAACTAAACAATATTTTTCAGTCGCTACTATCTAAAACCTTTCGTTTTTACTTTGCTGGTGTCTGTTGGAATTTCAATCAAGGTTCTCAAACTCGAGACTCAATGTAAACTCATTAGAGTTTATCTTAAAAAATGTATTTCAGAGATTCTTATTTTAGACCCCCAATACCAGACCTATTTCCAGGAGTATTCTTCCTTGATGTAGAAATGGAAATCATGCTGTACCCCAAGACCAGGACCCTCTAGTTTCACTGATCTAATATTGCGGACAAACGAGAATATTGCAAGTTCAGAACTGGTGACCAGAGGTGTGTAGGAACTAATGGCTGATGATGAAGTAAACTAGCAAGTCTGGCCTAGATTGTACTAGTCTACTCAAGTCTATCTGAATTTATGCAGAAACGAATTTTCAAGCAATTAAACTCAATTTTCTTACCTAGAATTGTAAACTCATGATTCTACTAAGTTAACTCATAAGTTTGATCTCCACGACAATCCTCTTGTGGCATGCTAAGTTATTGATTACAGATTCCACCCCAACATTGTACTAAGTTAACTCATAAGTTTGACCTCCATGGCTATCCTCTTGTGGCATGCTGAGTTATTGATTACAGGTTCCATCCCCATCATTGTACTAGTAAATTATAATATGTAATGTGCTGTATAACATGTCATTTCTTTTGGTGTTTATAATGGCACTGGGTTTCCagttttatattttatttaacTTGATATTATTTTGCCTCGTATCAAATAACAACAATAATGTGCATGCTTTAAATGATTACTTTTATGACTCCATCCATTTTCTTACTGTCAAATTATGATTCTTAATTTCTTTTAAAGGAAATAAACTTCATAGCCTTCAATACTTATACCCAATTGTGTTTTTGTTTATTTAGCTATGCAAATTGTATGGTTAAGATCTCATCCCTATTTCATGTGTTTTCTGAAGTGTCTACATCCACGTTGCTTGTTTATCATGATAGACTTATTATACCCGAATGAGTGTAAACCTTGAAAGTCAACTCTTAGAAGATGTTGTGATTTATGCAACAGTTTTACATAGTTCTATATGGTTAACTGATTACAAGTGCAAATTTTAAGATTTGATGTGAACTGGAGCTTATTTTCTTTGAATATCCTACTGTATAAGGTTTAACTTTGAACTGAGAAAGTGTCATACTGTGAATTAGGGACCCCATTCTGATTTCAGTGCGCCAAACTCTGGAAGCACAGCGTGTGTGGCTGTCATCCGAGGAAAGAAACTTTTTGTTGCAAATGCTGGTGATTCTAGATGTGTGTTATCAAGGAAAGGCCAGGTACTTCCATGTCCTCTTTCAGTTTCGAGGTCTCTAATTTTAGCAGGAATGCAATATAGACCTATTTACTGTAGGCATCGTGCAGCTGGTAATGAGTGGGCAGTTACATGATGTTGGGTGCAATTTCATACTAGTGTTTGAATTATGATAAATACAATTCATTTTAGATAAACTTGCATATATGATTCAGTCTACATGCAATTGCACTTACTTGACGTCATATATGCTTATGTTGTAAATAGCGCCATGTTGCGGCACTATAGTACCAGAGAGGAGCAGCGTGGGTGTGCCCATATGTGGCGGTGCAGCACAGAAGTAAGTCTAGAAGCTTTTGCGCAGATAGCGTCCCACCAGACCCACTCTGGATTAGAggaagaaaaaatcaaagaaagaaaGATTTTTTTTACTGTTGATGGCCATATCTAAACTTTCCAGTGACAAATATCTTTTTTTTCCAGCTAGCTCTGCTTGTTCTATGCAGCAGCAGCAGCTTGTTGGGGTATGTAGAGGCGGCACTCCACTTTGAATGTGAAGACTAGGTCTAAAGACTATATGGACCCTTGGGTCTTAATCTGCAGCAATATAAACTAAAAGGCACCAAAAAAACAGTACTTAAAAAAATGCACGGGACTTTAATACCCTGGGCTTTTAGAAAAAAATAATAGTTGTTAGTAATGATAATCAGATAACTGTctaaaaaattatgaaataacATAGTAATATAACTAAATGAAGATATTTGCAGTGTTTGTTTGCACTCCTATTTAATGAAGTTATATTCGCTGGCACACAACTTGTCTAAGGATCACAAGCCTGATCTTGAACTTGAGAAAGACAGGATTCTGAAAGCTGGTGGTTTCATCCAAGTTGGACGAGTCAATGGAAGTTTGAACTTGGCTAGAGCAATTGGTAATTATTTTTGGCTATATAATTCTTAAAGCAAAAGGAAAGTGTCTTGAGTTTGGTGTTCTCCCGAAATATTTATAGTTGATGTCTTGAGGTAGTTCTCTTTCTATCACAGGTGATATGGAGTTCAAGCAGAACAAGTATTTGCCTGCTGAAAAGCAGGTTGTGACTGCTGATCCGGACGTAACTTCAGTAAGTATTACTTTGTATATCTTGCTATTTAAAGAAGAAAAAACTTGTGGCATTTCTTGCCTCTGTTTTATTTGTGTTATACTGAATTTTATTTCTATGGACAAATTATTActttatttcttatattatttATGCAGAGTTTAAGGTTCTCATGCTCTTTGATAGAAGTTGTTCTCTATTTTATTTGCTCCAATTTGaatttatttacttatttataTTATATATGCGTTGCGACAGGTTGAGCTTTGCGATGATGATGAATTTCTTGTGATAGCATGTGATGGGATATGGTAGGTTACTCAGAATTCCTCTAAAAACTGTATTGCTGTTACTAGCTGCATATAGATAGCAAATTTCCTTTTTTATTCTGAATTCTCACTTTAATTATATCACTATGATATAATCTTCTATGCATATAGGGATTGCATGTCCAGCCAACAACTTGTGGACTATATACATGGCCAGTTAAAGACAGTAAGTTTTCTATTGTTACCTTGGTTTACTTTACAGCTGCGTTGCATAGGTATGGTACGGGTACGTACCCGGTACGTGTACTGGTACGGAGTTTGGCATTTTTAGAAAAACTAAGGTACGGGTACGTCAGTAAAATTTCTTTAAATACAATTATAAAAATAACAAAGGAGTTATATTGTTTAAATAACAACAAAATAATTTgcttaaaaaaaattaatatctGCACAATAACATAAATAAATCATACTTAAAAAGTATCCATTAATCAATATTTTCCTCTCCAATATCATTAAAAAGAGCGGCTTCTAGTTCAGGTTCATCGAGAGAAAGACTAACAACTTCAAAAATATcatgagaagacaaagatttgTATGAACAAAAACTAAATCCTCAATCCTCTTTGGATTGAGTGTGTTCCTTTTCAATGAATGAATAAATCTAATTGTGCTCaaatttcacaaatgaagaatttgattgtgaaagaatttttttatttataaatataataACTAATCTAATTTTTACTTAGTAAAAAAAGTCCAAATTATACGATCCGAAAAAATTAAAAAAGTTGGGTACATGTTACCAAATGTGAACCGGTTGATGTACCAACTTAAAAAAATTGATACGCTTCGTTGCGTACCATACGCATACCGTACGAGTACCGATACCAGGTACCTACCCGGTACCGGTATGTTATCTAAAATGGAGTACCCAGACTTCATAGCTTTACAGCTAGAAATAACTTGAATATAGCATTCTCATGGCTGCAATTGCCAAATTTGGCTGTTACATTTGTATGAAATATTAAATTAGACTATGCAGGAGGATAAACTTTCTGCGGTTTGTGAGAAAGTATTTGATAGGTGCTTGGCACCAACAGCTGGTGGTGAGGGATGCGATAACATGACCATGATCTTGATTCAGTTAAAAAATCCctccacttcagatgcttctgcAATAGACCAACCTCAGCCATCTGCTCAACCAACTACTAGTCATCCAGCTTCAGATGCATCTGCTCATCCGTCCGAAGCCGACAGAAGTTAGAGAAAGCTGAATTGAAGCAGCGAATTTCTGATTCGAGCAGATGGCCATCAATTTCTGACTGCATGTTGAAGCATTGGTAAGGGGAGGTTTATATCCAGATTCAGGACGTTAATCCTCAGTAGAGGATTGTAAATTACAAAGATCATTTTTATCtcatatttaattttatttatttagtataaaaaaaatcatttttacTAAAGGAAAATTACAAAGATAAATTTTTTTTCCAATCTCCTCATATTTGAGTTAAGTTGATCTAATTtggttttcatttttttttaaatgttgATTATTAATAAAAATACAAAAACGTGGCCTTTTTATTTTATTAGGTTATTAGATTAATTTGTTAGGGGTATTTAAGTCacttaattaaaaataaaagagatcAAAAGCATTTTCTTTTACCATTAAAAGTAACATAACCCATCAAACCATTTTTGTGTCTTTGTGCATCTTTCAAAAATTCTCCTTTTCATAAAAATGATAGTTTAAGTTATGTTCGATGCGAAATAAAAATAAGCGTTTAGGTCTCTATCGTGTGAGCAATACAAGGCAAATTTAAATTCAATAACAACTTTAACACTATCTTATAAAAGCAATCAACACACAAACTTTTTTAGAACGAACTACGGAACCCTGATTTTCTAATTGCACAATGAGAATATGTAAGCACGAAGGTTTGAATCATTGACGAGctcaataattaaaaaaaatctcttttctttTATAAATAATTTTCCTTTTTAAAACTTTAATAAAAATAACATGATAAATAAGAATAAGAATGAAACAAATCCCCTTAATAAACAATCAACCCTTAAAACTATAAGAGGttctcattgagtacaatggaggtgaggggtgtctaacaccttcccctCACTTAACTGACTCCTGAATCCATATTCAGTTGTAATGACCGTCTTATCCTTTCCTTTAGGGTTTTATCGTTATTTCCCATATTCCTTATGAATGAATAAAATATGATGACGACTCTGTGATTTTCACGTCGTGACTCTATGGTTCCTTGAATTTGATTAACATGAGATCTCTTAAAATTTGATTCATAGTAGATCCTTTCCATTGACTATGATTTCTAGAATTGGATTTATAGTAGATTCTTTCCATTGACTTTGATTCCTTTCAATTGGATTTATAGGAGATCATTTCCATTGACTTTGATTCCTTTGAATTTGAATCATATGAGATTCACTTAGATATTGATTCATAGGAAATCTCTTAGAATTTGATTCATAGAATATATGTTCCATTGACTTTCATTCCTATAATTTGATTAATAAGATATCCCTTAGAATTTTATCCATAGTATATACTTTCCATTAACTTTGATTCCTAGAATTTTATTCATAGGAGATCATTTCCATTGACTTTGATTACTTTGAATTTGATCATAGGAGATCCTTTCCATTGACTTTGATTCCTTTGAATTTGATTCATAGTATATCCTTTCATTGACTTTGATCCCTTAAATTGGATTCATAGGAGATCCTTTCCATTGACTTTGATTCCTTTGAATTTGATTCATAGGAGATCTCTTAGAATTTGATTCATAGTAGATCTGTTCCATTGACTTTGATTCCTAGAGTTTGATTCATAGGAGATCCCTTAGAATTTGATTCATAGTAGATCATTTCCATTGAATTTGGTTCCTAGAATTTTATTCATAAGAGATCCTTTCCATTGACTTTGATTCCTTTGAATTTGATTCATATGAGGTCCTTAGAATTTGATTCATAGGAGATCTCTAAGAATTTAATTCATATGATATTCTTTCCATTGACTATGATTCCTTGAATTTGATTCATAGGAGATCTCTTAGAATTTTATTCATATTATATCCTTTCCATTGACTATGATTCCTATAATTGGATTCATAGTAGATTCTTTCCACCGGCCTTGATTCCTTTGAATTTGATTTATAGGAAATCTCTTAGAATTTGATTCATAGTATATCTTTTTCATTGACTCTGATTTCTTGAATTTGATTCATAGGATATCTCTTAGAATTTGATTCATATTAGATCCTTCACATTGACTATGATTCCTAGAATTGGATTCATAGTAGATTATTTTCATTGACTTTGATTCCTTTGAGTTTGATTCATATGATATCTCTTAGAATTTGATTCATAGTAGATCTTTTCCATTGACTTTGATTCCTTTTAATTAGACTCATCGGAGATTGTTTCCATTGACTTTGATTCCTTTAAATTTGATTCGTAAGAGATCTCTTAGAATTTGATTCATAGTAGATCCTTTCTATTGACTTTGATTCCTTTGAATTGGATTCATATGAGGTCATTTCCATCGACTTTGAGTCATTTGAATTTGATTCATGGAAGATCTCGTAGAATTTAATTCATAGTAGATCCTTTGCATTGACTTTGATTCCTTTGAAATGGATTCATAAGAGATCATTTCCATTGACTTTGATTCCTTTGAGTTTGGTTCATAGGAGATCTCTTAGAATTTGATTCATAGTAGATCCTTTCTATTGACTTTGATTCCTATAATTTTATTCATAGGATATCCCTTAGAATTGTATCCATGGTAGATCCTTTTCATTGACTTTGATTTTTAGTATTTGATTCATAGGAAATCCTTTCCATTGACTTTGATTCCTTTAAATTTGATTCATAAGAGATTCTTAGAATTTGATTCATAGTAGATCCTTTCTATATGAGATCTTTTAGAATTTGATTAATAGTAGATCAATTCTATTGACTTTGAATCTTAATCTTTAACTCATAGGAGATATCATACAAATTGTAAGATTTCCTATGATTATTTAAATTAGAAATAAATATTCAACTATATACCAATACTataatattaatatttaaaatacTATTAAAATATTGTAATATTAAATTGTAAGTAATTTATTAAGTCAAATTATAATATAAGAATACAATATTTGAAAtatctcatatatatatatatatatatatatatatataaaagaagATCGAAGAAGAAATAAAAAAGACCATATATTGTAAATCGTGTGACATTTTTTTAATACTACTAGTGATAATTGTTGAGATATTAGATATAATCCAAGTTGAGTTGTGTGACCCAAGCCCAAAGCTAATTAGGATTTATGATTtgttacttagtttgttattttaCTTAGTAGTCAAGTCACTTAGGTGTATATAAATAGACAATTTATAATTCTGTTTTATTATTCATTAAATTCAATAATACAATCTTCATTTCCTTATTATCTCTCTTTCTCTCCCCACTAAAAATGTTTCACGCTCTAACAAATTTGTATTAAAGCTCCAGTTAGATTCTTGAACTTGTTTTCCGGAATCACACGTCAAAGATCGTGTTTCTGGGATCATGTGTTGTTGATCAATCGCTAAAAGATGATGGTAATGGAAATTTACCAAACTCCCTTCCAACTCTGAACAACAAGAATTGACTTCGATGGAGAAAACAAATGCAATCTCTATTTGGCTTCATGAAACCCTATAAGTGATTATTAATGGTGTTCCTtcggttggtgaagatgaaatCGACGCATAAGGATGCCAAAAAAAAGGATTGCAAGGCGACGTTTTACATCCAATCGATGGTTGATGCGACTAATTTTGACATAATCACTCATGTTGAATCATCGAAAGAGGCATGGAATATTCTTGTCAAGTACTATGAAGGAGGCGAGAAAGTCAAGGTTATCAAGTTGCAAACTTTGCATTGACAATATGAATTATTAT from Lathyrus oleraceus cultivar Zhongwan6 chromosome 7, CAAS_Psat_ZW6_1.0, whole genome shotgun sequence encodes the following:
- the LOC127107222 gene encoding probable protein phosphatase 2C 60 → MGIYLSAPKTEKASEDGENGMLRFGLSSMQGWRASMEDAHAAHPYLDESTSYFGVYDGHGGKAVSKFCAKFLHQQVLRHEAYLAGDIATSLQKSFLRMDEMMRGQRGWRELAVLGDKMEKLSGMLEGFIWSPRSSEANDRVDEWAIEEGPHSDFSAPNSGSTACVAVIRGKKLFVANAGDSRCVLSRKGQLYSLAHNLSKDHKPDLELEKDRILKAGGFIQVGRVNGSLNLARAIGDMEFKQNKYLPAEKQVVTADPDVTSVELCDDDEFLVIACDGIWDCMSSQQLVDYIHGQLKTEDKLSAVCEKVFDRCLAPTAGGEGCDNMTMILIQLKNPSTSDASAIDQPQPSAQPTTSHPASDASAHPSEADRS